A stretch of the Streptosporangium sp. NBC_01755 genome encodes the following:
- a CDS encoding UDP-N-acetylglucosamine--N-acetylmuramyl-(pentapeptide) pyrophosphoryl-undecaprenol N-acetylglucosamine transferase: MEAGNHRTLRLLVTGGGTGGHTYPALTTVAALRDHAGARGIDLDVLWVGTATGLEARIAAEHGIPFRAIKAGKLRRSPNPRELATNLADMFRIPVGVLQAFGIAARYRPDVVLSTGGYVCVPLGVASRVLGRPLVMHEQITSLGLANRILSRFARRIALTHPSSIEHLPPGVRDRAVVTGNPVRPHLLRGNVDAGRRHFGLSPDLPVVYVTGGAQGSRQINTMVETILPELLARAQVLHQCGPDWIGQLTRTAAGLPERLRDRYHPVPYVGAELADVFAAADVVVSRSGAGTVAELTAVGKASVLIPLVPSAADEQRQNARYLAEAGAARALLENGPTAEALLAELDALLRDPGARAAMAGAAGSLGRVDAADALALVLLEEARADGRAG, translated from the coding sequence ATGGAGGCCGGAAATCACCGGACCCTGCGGTTGCTCGTCACCGGAGGCGGAACCGGTGGCCACACCTACCCCGCGCTGACCACCGTCGCGGCCCTGCGCGACCACGCCGGCGCGCGGGGGATCGACCTGGACGTGCTCTGGGTCGGTACGGCGACCGGCCTGGAGGCCCGCATCGCGGCGGAGCACGGCATCCCGTTCCGGGCCATCAAGGCCGGGAAGCTCAGACGCTCGCCCAACCCGCGTGAGCTGGCCACCAACCTCGCGGACATGTTCCGGATCCCCGTCGGCGTGCTCCAGGCCTTCGGTATCGCCGCCCGCTACCGCCCCGACGTGGTGCTGTCGACCGGCGGGTACGTCTGCGTGCCGCTGGGCGTCGCCTCCCGGGTGCTCGGCCGCCCGCTGGTCATGCACGAGCAGATCACCTCGTTGGGGCTGGCCAACCGCATCCTGTCGCGCTTCGCCCGGCGGATCGCGCTGACCCACCCCTCCTCGATCGAGCACCTGCCCCCCGGGGTGCGCGACCGGGCCGTCGTCACCGGCAACCCGGTCCGTCCCCACCTGTTGCGCGGCAACGTCGACGCGGGGCGGCGTCACTTCGGGCTCTCACCCGACCTGCCCGTGGTCTACGTGACCGGCGGCGCGCAGGGAAGTCGCCAGATCAACACCATGGTCGAGACGATCCTGCCCGAGCTGCTCGCCCGGGCGCAGGTGCTCCACCAGTGCGGCCCCGACTGGATCGGTCAGCTCACCCGTACCGCCGCAGGGCTCCCCGAGCGGCTGCGCGATCGTTACCATCCCGTGCCGTACGTCGGTGCGGAGCTGGCCGACGTGTTCGCCGCCGCCGACGTCGTGGTCTCCCGCAGCGGCGCGGGCACCGTCGCCGAGTTGACCGCCGTCGGCAAGGCGTCCGTCCTCATTCCTCTGGTGCCCTCCGCGGCCGACGAGCAGCGTCAGAACGCCCGTTACCTCGCCGAGGCGGGCGCCGCCCGGGCCCTCCTGGAGAACGGTCCCACCGCCGAGGCGCTCCTGGCCGAGCTGGACGCGCTCCTGCGGGACCCGGGCGCCCGCGCCGCCATGGCCGGCGCCGCCGGCTCCCTCGGCCGTGTCGACGCCGCCGACGCCCTGGCCCTGGTGCTTCTGGAGGAGGCGAGAGCGGACGGCAGGGCCGGCTGA
- a CDS encoding zinc-binding alcohol dehydrogenase family protein: MDAWVVAHPGPIRSHPLRRVRVPVPAPGPGEVLVRVEACAVCRTDLHLAEGDLRPRRPRITPGHEAVGRVVAAGPDAGRLSPGTRVGAAWLRSTCGHCRYCLRGSENLCPHSAYTGWDADGGYAEYLTVPEDFAYPLPQETPAEKLAPLLCAGIIGYRALLRSDLPSGGRLGIYGFGASAHLTAQIAIAQGATVHVLTRSARARELAMTLGAASAGDAADAPPEPLDSAILFAPVGELVPVALAALDRGGTLAVAGIHLSDIPPLTYRRHLFQERTLRSVTANTRADGRAYLELTALHPPRVTTLPYPLAEADRALADLAADRVEGAAVLTLSSP, from the coding sequence ATGGACGCCTGGGTCGTCGCCCACCCCGGGCCGATCCGCTCGCATCCCCTGCGGAGGGTCCGCGTTCCGGTTCCCGCCCCCGGGCCCGGTGAGGTGCTGGTCCGCGTCGAGGCCTGCGCGGTCTGCCGGACCGACCTGCACCTTGCCGAGGGCGATCTCCGGCCGCGCCGTCCGAGGATCACACCCGGTCACGAGGCTGTGGGCCGGGTGGTGGCCGCCGGCCCCGACGCCGGGCGGCTGTCGCCGGGCACCCGGGTGGGCGCGGCCTGGCTCCGCTCGACCTGCGGTCACTGCCGCTACTGCCTGCGGGGCTCGGAGAACCTCTGCCCCCACTCGGCCTACACCGGCTGGGACGCCGACGGCGGCTACGCCGAATACCTGACCGTCCCCGAGGACTTCGCCTACCCGCTTCCGCAGGAGACGCCGGCGGAGAAGCTGGCACCGCTGCTGTGCGCGGGGATCATCGGCTACCGCGCCCTGCTCCGCAGCGACCTTCCCTCCGGCGGGCGCCTGGGCATCTACGGCTTCGGCGCCTCCGCACACCTGACCGCGCAGATCGCCATCGCCCAGGGCGCGACGGTGCACGTGCTGACCCGCTCGGCCAGAGCCCGGGAACTGGCCATGACGCTTGGCGCGGCCTCGGCGGGCGACGCCGCGGACGCCCCGCCCGAGCCATTGGACTCGGCGATCCTGTTCGCCCCGGTGGGCGAGCTGGTACCGGTCGCACTGGCCGCGCTGGACCGGGGCGGAACCCTCGCGGTGGCGGGCATCCATCTCAGTGACATCCCGCCTCTGACCTACCGGCGCCACCTGTTCCAGGAGCGCACCCTGCGCAGCGTCACCGCCAACACCCGGGCCGACGGCCGGGCCTACCTGGAACTCACCGCGCTCCACCCGCCCCGGGTGACCACGCTGCCCTACCCTCTGGCCGAGGCCGACCGGGCCCTGGCCGATCTGGCCGCCGACCGCGTCGAAGGCGCCGCCGTCCTGACGCTCTCCTCCCCCTGA
- a CDS encoding pyridoxamine 5'-phosphate oxidase family protein translates to MTGRISAPGDLGRRIARRREDLGLSREELARRAGIDPGYLAYLEESVASPNTGTVNRVATALDTRPEELLGRYTDLPPGHGRATGHTELEKLDRDECLRLITPGGVGRIAFEEAEGPVILPVNYALYGNSVIFRTAFGGPLDAPLRTEVQGAESKVAFEVDRIDDACQEGWSVLVRGGIHRVSSEEDRAALAALGVRPWAGGERELYVRIAATEVTGRRIRRGV, encoded by the coding sequence ATGACCGGACGCATATCGGCGCCGGGCGACCTTGGCCGCCGGATCGCCAGACGACGCGAGGATCTCGGCCTCAGCCGGGAGGAGCTGGCGAGGCGGGCCGGAATCGATCCCGGTTATCTCGCCTACCTGGAGGAGTCCGTGGCCTCACCGAACACCGGCACTGTGAACCGCGTGGCCACCGCCCTGGACACCAGGCCCGAGGAACTGCTGGGCAGGTACACCGACCTGCCGCCCGGCCACGGCCGGGCGACAGGTCACACCGAGCTGGAGAAGCTCGACCGGGACGAGTGCCTGCGGCTCATCACCCCCGGCGGGGTGGGCAGGATCGCCTTCGAGGAGGCCGAGGGTCCGGTGATCCTGCCGGTCAACTACGCCCTGTACGGCAACTCGGTGATCTTCCGCACCGCCTTCGGCGGCCCGCTCGACGCCCCCCTGCGCACCGAGGTTCAGGGGGCCGAGTCCAAGGTCGCCTTCGAGGTCGACCGGATCGACGACGCCTGCCAGGAGGGCTGGAGCGTGCTGGTGCGCGGCGGGATCCACCGCGTCTCCTCCGAGGAGGACCGGGCCGCCCTGGCGGCGCTGGGCGTCCGGCCGTGGGCGGGAGGCGAACGGGAGCTGTACGTGCGGATCGCCGCCACCGAGGTCACCGGCCGACGCATCCGGCGCGGCGTGTGA
- a CDS encoding cytochrome ubiquinol oxidase subunit I: MDVLDLSRWQFGITTVYHFLFVPLTIGLSVLVAGFQTAWHRTGNPTYLRMTKFWGRLFLINFAMGVVTGIVQEFQFGMNWSDYSRFVGDVFGAPLAMEGLMAFFLESTFLGLWIFGWERLSPRVHLATIWIAAIGTNLSAYFILAANSWMQHPVGYRLNPQTGRAELTDIWAVLTNSTTLVTFPHVLFGAFIAAGTFVAGVSAWQLLRKRHVELFRVSARVAMAVTLVASVGVAASGHWQAQIMTEQQPMKMAAAEALWEDETSAGFSLFAVGDVQNGRNHINLQVPYGLSLLSTNTLDGRVEGINDIQARYEAIYGPGDYRPVVGLAYWSFRLMIGFGALAALPALAGLWLTRRRRLPAGPWFHRIAIAGIALPFLANSLGWIFTEMGRQPWTVFGLMRTAAAVSPGVDITEVAITLVGFTLLYAVLAAIEVRLLLKFIRLGPEDEAGEKPADAVPALSY, translated from the coding sequence ATGGACGTCTTGGACCTGTCGCGCTGGCAGTTCGGGATTACGACGGTCTACCACTTCCTGTTCGTGCCGCTGACGATCGGCCTGTCGGTGCTCGTTGCGGGATTCCAGACCGCCTGGCACCGTACGGGAAATCCCACCTACCTGCGGATGACGAAGTTCTGGGGACGCCTATTCTTGATCAACTTCGCGATGGGGGTGGTCACCGGCATCGTGCAGGAGTTCCAGTTCGGGATGAACTGGAGTGACTACTCTCGCTTCGTCGGTGACGTGTTCGGCGCGCCGCTGGCGATGGAGGGACTGATGGCCTTCTTCCTGGAGTCCACCTTCCTCGGACTGTGGATCTTCGGCTGGGAGAGGCTGTCACCCAGGGTCCACCTGGCCACGATCTGGATCGCCGCGATCGGCACCAACCTGTCGGCCTACTTCATCCTCGCCGCCAACTCCTGGATGCAGCACCCGGTCGGCTACCGCCTCAACCCGCAGACCGGCCGCGCGGAGCTCACCGATATCTGGGCGGTGCTCACCAACTCCACCACCCTGGTCACCTTCCCGCACGTGCTGTTCGGCGCGTTCATCGCCGCCGGGACGTTCGTCGCCGGGGTGAGCGCCTGGCAGCTGCTCAGAAAGAGGCACGTGGAGCTCTTCCGCGTCTCGGCGCGGGTGGCCATGGCCGTCACCCTGGTCGCCTCGGTCGGGGTGGCCGCCTCCGGGCACTGGCAGGCGCAGATCATGACCGAGCAGCAGCCGATGAAGATGGCCGCCGCCGAGGCGCTGTGGGAGGACGAGACCTCCGCCGGCTTCTCGCTGTTCGCCGTCGGCGACGTCCAGAACGGCCGAAACCACATCAACCTACAGGTCCCCTACGGGCTCAGCCTGTTGTCCACCAACACGCTGGACGGCCGGGTGGAAGGGATCAACGACATCCAGGCCCGCTACGAGGCCATCTACGGTCCCGGCGACTACCGGCCGGTGGTCGGTCTCGCCTACTGGTCCTTCCGGCTGATGATCGGCTTCGGCGCGCTGGCCGCGCTGCCGGCCCTGGCCGGGCTCTGGCTCACCCGGCGCCGCAGGCTCCCGGCCGGCCCGTGGTTCCACCGGATCGCCATCGCCGGCATCGCCCTGCCCTTCCTGGCCAACTCGCTGGGGTGGATCTTCACCGAGATGGGCCGCCAGCCCTGGACCGTCTTCGGGCTCATGCGTACCGCGGCCGCCGTCTCACCCGGCGTCGACATCACCGAGGTCGCGATCACGCTGGTCGGTTTCACCCTGCTGTACGCCGTGCTCGCGGCGAT